From Arcobacter sp. CECT 8983, the proteins below share one genomic window:
- a CDS encoding aldo/keto reductase, with the protein MEYRYIGRSGLRVTPICLGTMTFGSTTTKEEAFKIMDKAYDRGINFFDTAELYPVPPKADTTGITEEIVGEWLKTKPRDSVILATKVAGAASGWFVPPIRHGLTAIDSFHIKRAVEQSLKKLQTDYIDLYQMHWPDTVVPVEESMKAFDELVREGKVRYVGTSNDSAYGLTKANEVSKYNNLARFESIQNNFSLLNPRFHDELANVCRRENISLLPYSPMAGGVLSGKYNGGFYPEDSRFGIYMKNKSKRVQAMADRFVNDKTLEATRRYMKLADEYGVSPVTLAVAYSMHFDFIASTIIGARVLSQLDDSFAAFDFKIDNELMKKIEEIQKDILYPMG; encoded by the coding sequence ATGGAATATAGATACATAGGAAGAAGTGGTTTAAGAGTTACTCCAATTTGTTTAGGAACTATGACTTTTGGTTCTACTACAACAAAAGAAGAAGCTTTTAAAATAATGGATAAAGCATATGATAGAGGAATAAATTTTTTTGATACAGCTGAACTTTATCCTGTACCTCCAAAAGCAGATACAACAGGAATTACAGAAGAGATAGTAGGGGAGTGGTTAAAAACAAAACCTAGAGACTCAGTTATTTTAGCTACAAAAGTAGCAGGTGCAGCTTCAGGTTGGTTTGTACCACCTATTAGACATGGTTTGACTGCAATTGATTCATTTCATATTAAAAGAGCAGTAGAACAAAGTCTTAAAAAGCTTCAAACGGATTATATAGATCTTTATCAAATGCACTGGCCAGATACAGTTGTGCCAGTAGAAGAGAGTATGAAAGCTTTTGATGAGCTAGTACGTGAAGGAAAAGTAAGATATGTTGGAACTTCGAATGATAGTGCTTATGGTTTAACAAAAGCAAATGAAGTTTCTAAATACAATAATTTAGCTAGATTTGAATCTATTCAAAATAACTTTTCTTTATTAAATCCAAGATTTCATGATGAGTTAGCAAATGTATGTAGAAGAGAAAATATCTCTTTACTTCCATATTCTCCAATGGCTGGAGGTGTTTTAAGTGGTAAATACAATGGAGGTTTCTATCCTGAAGACTCAAGGTTTGGCATTTATATGAAAAACAAAAGTAAAAGAGTACAAGCTATGGCAGATAGGTTTGTAAATGATAAAACTTTAGAGGCCACAAGAAGATATATGAAATTAGCAGATGAGTATGGAGTTTCTCCTGTTACTTTAGCAGTTGCTTATTCTATGCATTTTGATTTTATTGCATCAACTATTATTGGAGCAAGAGTTTTAAGTCAGCTTGATGATTCTTTTGCTGCTTTTGATTTTAAAATTGATAATGAATTAATGAAAAAAATTGAAGAGATTCAAAAAGATATTTTATACCCAATGGGATAA